In Massilia violaceinigra, one DNA window encodes the following:
- a CDS encoding phage head completion protein, whose amino-acid sequence MAAPFKCDEKVTIEQLVGEPDPVYGTETKTWVPMLVRYWANVQDELPSRAETTKNGLGKSVQRTRLRMQGAHTVTGDMRVILHSRGDRVMQIIAGPALLDDRVHTEFQLEGYANG is encoded by the coding sequence ATGGCCGCTCCTTTCAAGTGCGACGAAAAGGTCACGATCGAGCAGCTTGTCGGAGAGCCTGACCCGGTGTACGGCACCGAAACGAAAACATGGGTTCCGATGCTGGTGCGCTACTGGGCCAATGTGCAGGACGAATTGCCGAGCCGCGCGGAAACGACAAAAAACGGGCTCGGTAAATCGGTCCAACGCACCCGGCTGCGCATGCAGGGCGCCCACACCGTCACTGGCGACATGCGCGTCATCTTGCACAGCCGTGGTGACCGCGTAATGCAGATCATCGCTGGGCCGGCGCTGTTGGATGACCGGGTTCACACAGAGTTTCAACTGGAGGGATATGCAAATGGCTGA
- a CDS encoding phage major capsid protein: MATEIEVKQELAKISDQVKEQGEKAMFEAKKAGDMSTETKGRVDELLVKQGELQAQLLEIQQKMARRGGTDDEGRVKTAGELVIGSTGLKEQMDGGWSKNSKITVSMKAITSLNASAGTGVVADRAPGVQLGPQRRMTVRDLISPGTTASNLYQYLQESGFTNAAATTAEGVRKPESSINFVLKNAQVVKIPHFIKASSEILSDFPALQSVIDEKLRYGLMLAEEAQLLKGSGVGNNLNGIYTQATGYVPPIVIASPTRIDVLRLALLQAELAEYPSTGICLHPTDWAAIELLKDTTGAYIFANPQSLAQPGLWGRPVVATQAMTVDQFLVGAFRMGAQVFDRQQAAVTIATENEDDFVNNLLTILAEERLALAVYRPEAFVKGDITPA; the protein is encoded by the coding sequence ATGGCTACCGAAATCGAAGTAAAGCAGGAACTGGCGAAAATCAGCGACCAGGTTAAGGAACAGGGCGAAAAGGCCATGTTCGAAGCCAAGAAGGCTGGCGACATGTCGACTGAAACCAAGGGCCGTGTTGACGAGCTGCTGGTCAAGCAGGGCGAATTGCAGGCCCAGCTGCTGGAAATCCAGCAAAAGATGGCCCGGCGCGGCGGCACCGACGACGAGGGCCGCGTCAAGACCGCCGGCGAGCTGGTCATCGGCTCAACCGGACTGAAGGAGCAGATGGACGGCGGCTGGAGCAAGAACAGCAAAATTACCGTCAGCATGAAGGCGATCACCAGCCTGAACGCCAGCGCAGGGACTGGTGTAGTGGCTGACCGCGCCCCTGGAGTACAGCTTGGGCCGCAACGACGCATGACCGTGCGTGATCTGATCTCGCCAGGTACCACCGCATCGAACCTGTATCAGTACCTGCAAGAAAGCGGCTTCACCAACGCGGCGGCAACCACCGCCGAGGGCGTGCGCAAGCCTGAATCATCTATCAACTTCGTCCTGAAAAATGCACAGGTCGTCAAGATCCCGCACTTCATCAAGGCTTCGAGCGAGATCCTGTCCGACTTCCCGGCGCTGCAGTCGGTTATCGACGAGAAGCTGCGCTATGGCCTGATGCTGGCCGAGGAAGCGCAGCTGCTCAAGGGCTCTGGCGTGGGCAACAACCTGAACGGCATCTATACCCAAGCCACTGGTTACGTGCCGCCGATCGTCATCGCATCGCCCACGCGCATCGACGTGCTGCGCCTGGCCCTTCTGCAGGCCGAGCTGGCCGAATACCCATCGACCGGTATTTGTCTGCACCCAACCGACTGGGCGGCAATCGAGCTTCTGAAGGACACGACCGGCGCCTACATCTTCGCCAACCCGCAATCCCTGGCTCAGCCTGGTCTGTGGGGTCGCCCTGTGGTGGCCACCCAGGCGATGACCGTCGATCAGTTCCTGGTCGGCGCATTCCGCATGGGCGCCCAGGTGTTCGACCGCCAGCAAGCCGCCGTCACCATCGCCACGGAGAACGAGGACGATTTCGTGAACAACTTGCTGACCATCCTGGCCGAGGAACGTCTAGCACTGGCCGTGTACCGCCCCGAAGCATTCGTCAAGGGCGACATCACGCCAGCGTAA
- a CDS encoding head-tail connector protein yields MAIRLLTPDIALAVSMADASASARANGADHDAEIEIRVRAVTAEAEHFTGRSIINRTYAVTAPGFAGVIPLPSSPLVEVVSLEYLDVDGATQTLSEDAYVIERDIEPGFVALAAGASWPATRAHPQAVILTVICGYGPDETTTPAAFKGFILAKVREYFAPAGTPESPHLIRGLDCLKVHS; encoded by the coding sequence ATGGCAATCCGACTGCTTACCCCTGATATCGCGCTGGCGGTGTCCATGGCCGATGCGAGCGCGAGCGCGCGTGCCAATGGGGCCGACCACGACGCGGAAATCGAAATCCGCGTGCGCGCGGTGACCGCCGAGGCCGAGCACTTCACCGGCCGCTCGATCATTAACCGCACGTATGCGGTGACGGCGCCAGGCTTCGCGGGGGTAATTCCGCTGCCGTCCTCGCCGCTGGTGGAAGTGGTCAGCTTGGAATACTTGGACGTCGACGGCGCCACGCAAACGCTGAGCGAAGACGCCTATGTCATCGAGCGTGATATCGAGCCGGGATTCGTCGCGCTCGCAGCTGGCGCGAGCTGGCCGGCGACGAGGGCGCATCCCCAGGCTGTGATTCTGACGGTGATCTGCGGATACGGACCCGACGAGACCACCACGCCGGCGGCGTTCAAGGGCTTCATCTTAGCGAAGGTGCGCGAGTATTTTGCGCCGGCTGGGACGCCAGAATCACCGCACCTTATCCGAGGGCTCGACTGTTTGAAGGTGCACAGCTGA
- a CDS encoding HK97-gp10 family putative phage morphogenesis protein, translating to MADQNITGGRELDAFLQQFSAKFEKKVMRGALRVGANEFKEEVKANIPVDSGALRRSVRVTTNAKGGRVTASVKIGNKKAWYAQMVEFGTRAHKITPRGAKALRIAGYVVADADHPGARPRPFARPAFDARAARAATAVGTEIRSRLTAKGINLPDAG from the coding sequence ATGGCTGATCAAAATATTACCGGCGGCCGGGAGCTGGATGCATTTTTGCAGCAGTTCTCGGCCAAGTTTGAAAAGAAAGTCATGCGTGGCGCGCTGCGTGTTGGCGCGAACGAGTTCAAGGAAGAAGTGAAGGCCAACATACCGGTCGACAGCGGCGCACTGCGGCGCAGTGTACGGGTCACTACAAATGCCAAGGGCGGCCGCGTAACTGCGTCGGTCAAGATCGGCAACAAGAAGGCTTGGTACGCACAGATGGTTGAGTTTGGCACTCGCGCGCACAAGATCACGCCACGCGGCGCCAAGGCGCTCCGAATCGCTGGTTATGTCGTTGCCGACGCCGACCACCCTGGTGCCCGGCCGCGCCCGTTCGCGCGCCCGGCATTCGACGCCAGGGCAGCGCGCGCGGCAACCGCCGTGGGCACAGAAATCCGTTCGCGGCTGACTGCCAAAGGCATCAACCTTCCAGACGCAGGGTAA
- a CDS encoding tape measure protein: protein MIVGDMEIRLRADIARLQRDMDSARRVVGDATTSISRAADMAKAALAGIAAGAGLSQLIQMSDAYAKFTAQLRLASASAREYGAAYADVKRIATASQQALGETGVLYARIANGTRELGTSQKQVAAITEVVNMSLKVSGATATESASAQLQLAQAFASGTLRGEEFNAVNEAAPRLMKALADGMGLPVGALKKMAEEGQITSKVMATVLPDALEKLRVEAAQVQTIGGAFTVLKNNIMELVGMQANASGAVAGLTGAIGLLSSNLAGVAWAMSTMIAIKATNWIVGLATDAYAAAAAKRAMAAATLQTAVATTQAAAVAAAAKLAEAQANVQATASAAALTTARVTELRAAVLGAAGATQLAIAQNGLIPAQARAAAAAEAHAVALAAQAVAAGGATTASIANTAAITAQAGAATLATRAMGLLRGGLALVGGPIGAIIIALSAGALAWSKWGKDAKESNETALESFDDAHARIVKGLDEQIDKNEKLLRLKNLGMSTAGAEKAIPVTEQLGAASRRLNALNTRTGEFDPNKTGMSNNAIDREREKTMANIAELTQKMQKAEQTGAAVAAQSASERVAAFKKEYATKDEQMRAELKAIEDLKGKTAEYDMMVKRIRDKYADKGNVAAIKAEATAYQNLMTSIAEKIAANKLELDGNNRLSESQKMTIKLNAEIKTGKSALSKASIQGARAEIAMMSLQEDAIAAQAQSLALKEGVARASEKSDDEMFDRIKSEKKALEDQTKALQQQIDAYGLTEVAVVDLAIAKAQAALDAGPATYAELFALNDQIAKLEKIKELTGKKVALDRGAGGVAAAKDLLEIMTAIDEVTKSAAAGMAESFGRVGTAIGGLTTALSGYARAQAAIDAELKKSTKDAGGDQAMIQRANALAAQRSAQLQVRSYGDMASAAKGFFKENTVGYKVLHGAEKAFRAYEMALAIKNMLTKSGLLTAFTSMFVTSKATETAATVASVAPDVAASMTKGAAAAAVGVATQAQGEPYTAWARMAAMAALMASLGFAVAGGGGSGGGQSAADAQKLQGTGSVFGDTDGKSESIARSLQMLEDHSGSLVPINRGMLAALRAIEASMKGLTNLIVRAPGVANGTNLGIQTGQLNIGKPVDGISTVMTEVTKGVFGPGLGDRIAGFVNNLWGKTKSSIVDSGIQFGGNVRDLQGGRGFDQYASVDVTKSSFFGLKKSTTNTPQTAALGGELPAQFGLIFKDVETELSEAAVVLGIGADHVTKTLDALNIDMTKISIKGLTGSALTEALNASLSKAMDEMSAAVFPDMEAFRQVGEGYTETIVRLSSNYATLDNTLSSIGMTFGATGVGSLAARENLIAMAGGIDKLSEQTNAFATNFLSDAERLAPVQKYVTDELARLGRAGIKTRDDFKAAVLGLSESGALATKAGSETYTGLMALQEAFAAVVPELEKTKTAADKLSERESLIDRRDELTMSPEKLATKSRGKVDASNWDVYDEVGKLELANKHRALEIQNMELAGDKVGALAATRADEIAGLDPLTAKIIKRRNALQDEAAAAALAATDRKIEIQIMELSGNKLGAVAAARADELVGLGALTAALIRNRNALQDQAAAADSAVAGANTALGNVKAAVERDKGFLEAEYQRKVEDLKAVADGTKEQISAINARADAVRGVLGKLNDALASTVIETTFFDRAQRRSAQELLARAAITTRGGGTADIQGLDEALATIAKPSQQLFGSFEEWARDQARTGSNIAALKANAAAEIDFAALTVDSINKAAGAAQAGGEAQLRIMADQHKAAMAAQDSIITTAQAQLDQARGQNTTLLSIADALRAFGIAVQSVKDTPAPLSVEGLFEKVLGRKGQQSGIDFWKKAYGESVDNTELADFMKAARPELDARKNGTLAEFLRTHGVPGYANGGDFGGGLRLVGERGPELEATGPARIFNADQTRSMLGGGGNADVVAELREVRRELAELRVPMEQTAVATGKSAGSTDQLAKQFNNVSAGGNVVRVKVIPA, encoded by the coding sequence ATGATCGTCGGCGATATGGAAATCCGGTTGAGGGCAGACATCGCCCGGCTGCAGCGCGACATGGACAGCGCGCGCCGCGTGGTCGGCGACGCCACCACGAGCATCAGCCGCGCTGCTGACATGGCGAAGGCAGCACTCGCCGGTATCGCTGCTGGAGCCGGCTTGTCCCAGCTCATTCAAATGTCCGACGCGTATGCAAAGTTTACGGCGCAGCTACGCCTGGCGTCAGCGTCGGCGCGCGAATATGGAGCGGCGTACGCTGACGTCAAGCGGATTGCGACAGCATCCCAGCAGGCGCTCGGGGAAACCGGTGTGCTGTATGCCAGGATCGCCAACGGCACGCGTGAGCTGGGCACCTCCCAGAAGCAGGTCGCCGCCATCACCGAAGTCGTGAACATGTCCCTCAAGGTCTCCGGAGCGACTGCCACCGAATCGGCATCGGCGCAGCTGCAACTGGCCCAAGCGTTCGCTTCCGGGACGCTGCGGGGCGAGGAATTCAATGCTGTGAACGAGGCGGCGCCCCGGCTGATGAAGGCGCTTGCCGACGGTATGGGGCTGCCGGTCGGTGCCCTGAAAAAGATGGCCGAGGAAGGGCAAATCACTTCAAAGGTCATGGCAACCGTTCTGCCCGACGCCCTTGAGAAACTGCGGGTGGAAGCGGCCCAGGTGCAAACCATCGGCGGCGCATTCACCGTGCTCAAGAACAACATCATGGAACTGGTCGGCATGCAGGCCAATGCCAGTGGCGCGGTGGCCGGGCTCACCGGTGCGATAGGTCTGCTGTCCAGCAATCTCGCAGGCGTGGCGTGGGCCATGTCGACCATGATTGCGATCAAGGCTACAAACTGGATCGTCGGTCTGGCCACCGATGCGTACGCGGCCGCTGCGGCCAAGCGAGCGATGGCCGCAGCCACCCTGCAAACCGCCGTCGCAACCACCCAGGCGGCAGCGGTCGCGGCAGCCGCAAAGCTGGCGGAAGCTCAGGCCAACGTACAGGCCACGGCGAGCGCCGCCGCCCTCACGACAGCACGCGTGACCGAGCTGCGCGCTGCCGTACTGGGCGCAGCCGGTGCGACCCAGTTAGCTATTGCGCAGAACGGGTTGATCCCGGCGCAGGCACGCGCTGCCGCTGCCGCCGAGGCGCATGCCGTCGCACTCGCGGCGCAGGCCGTCGCCGCAGGCGGCGCCACCACGGCGTCAATCGCCAATACCGCTGCTATTACCGCGCAGGCGGGCGCGGCTACCCTGGCCACGCGTGCAATGGGCCTGTTGCGCGGCGGCCTGGCACTCGTGGGCGGCCCCATTGGCGCGATCATCATCGCCCTCAGCGCAGGCGCTCTTGCTTGGTCGAAGTGGGGCAAGGATGCCAAGGAATCCAACGAAACCGCGCTTGAGTCGTTTGACGATGCCCACGCGCGCATCGTCAAGGGCCTCGACGAACAGATCGACAAGAACGAAAAACTGCTGCGCCTGAAGAATCTCGGTATGAGCACCGCCGGCGCCGAAAAGGCCATCCCGGTGACTGAGCAACTAGGCGCCGCATCGAGGCGCTTGAATGCCCTGAACACGCGCACGGGCGAGTTCGATCCTAATAAGACGGGGATGAGCAACAACGCTATCGACCGCGAACGCGAAAAGACGATGGCGAATATCGCGGAGCTGACCCAGAAAATGCAGAAAGCTGAGCAGACTGGCGCCGCTGTGGCGGCCCAATCGGCCAGCGAGCGCGTGGCCGCATTCAAAAAGGAGTACGCGACCAAGGACGAGCAAATGAGGGCCGAACTGAAGGCGATCGAAGACCTCAAGGGAAAAACAGCAGAATACGACATGATGGTCAAGCGCATTCGGGATAAGTACGCTGACAAAGGCAACGTGGCAGCGATCAAAGCGGAAGCGACGGCGTACCAGAATCTGATGACGTCGATCGCGGAGAAAATCGCCGCCAACAAACTCGAACTGGACGGCAACAACAGACTGTCCGAATCGCAGAAGATGACGATCAAGCTGAACGCCGAGATCAAGACCGGGAAAAGTGCGCTGTCGAAAGCCTCGATTCAGGGTGCACGTGCAGAGATCGCCATGATGTCGCTGCAGGAGGACGCCATCGCCGCACAGGCACAGTCCTTGGCACTGAAAGAAGGCGTTGCGAGGGCATCGGAGAAATCGGATGATGAAATGTTCGACCGTATCAAGAGCGAAAAGAAGGCGCTAGAAGACCAGACCAAGGCGCTTCAGCAACAGATCGACGCATACGGCCTGACCGAAGTTGCCGTCGTCGACCTGGCGATTGCAAAAGCCCAGGCGGCGCTCGACGCCGGCCCGGCCACATACGCCGAACTGTTCGCCCTGAACGATCAGATTGCGAAGCTGGAAAAAATCAAGGAACTCACCGGCAAGAAGGTCGCGCTCGACCGGGGCGCCGGCGGCGTTGCGGCGGCCAAGGATCTGCTCGAAATCATGACTGCGATCGACGAGGTAACCAAGTCGGCCGCAGCGGGAATGGCCGAGTCGTTTGGCCGCGTCGGCACGGCCATTGGTGGGCTGACGACGGCGCTTTCTGGCTACGCGCGCGCTCAGGCTGCCATCGATGCTGAGCTGAAAAAATCGACCAAGGATGCCGGCGGCGACCAGGCCATGATTCAACGCGCCAACGCGCTCGCAGCGCAGCGGTCAGCGCAACTGCAGGTGCGTTCGTATGGCGACATGGCCAGCGCCGCGAAGGGGTTCTTCAAGGAGAACACGGTGGGTTACAAGGTATTGCACGGCGCCGAAAAGGCTTTCCGTGCTTACGAAATGGCGCTTGCAATAAAAAATATGCTGACGAAGAGCGGGCTGTTGACAGCGTTCACGAGCATGTTCGTCACCAGTAAGGCCACTGAAACAGCGGCGACGGTGGCCAGCGTCGCCCCCGACGTGGCGGCATCGATGACAAAGGGCGCTGCCGCAGCGGCAGTGGGCGTCGCAACGCAGGCGCAGGGCGAACCATACACGGCGTGGGCGCGTATGGCTGCCATGGCCGCACTGATGGCCTCACTGGGCTTTGCAGTCGCCGGAGGCGGCGGCAGTGGCGGCGGGCAGTCCGCCGCGGATGCGCAAAAACTCCAGGGTACCGGGTCGGTTTTCGGCGATACCGATGGGAAGTCGGAATCGATCGCACGCTCGCTGCAAATGCTGGAGGATCACAGCGGCAGCTTGGTCCCGATCAACCGAGGCATGCTCGCTGCGTTGCGCGCGATCGAGGCGTCAATGAAAGGACTGACGAACCTCATCGTGCGCGCGCCAGGCGTCGCCAACGGCACCAATCTTGGCATCCAGACCGGCCAACTCAACATCGGCAAACCGGTCGATGGAATTTCTACTGTAATGACCGAAGTCACGAAGGGCGTGTTCGGGCCGGGCCTGGGCGACAGGATCGCCGGCTTCGTCAATAACTTGTGGGGGAAAACGAAATCGAGCATCGTGGACAGCGGCATCCAGTTCGGCGGCAACGTGCGCGACCTGCAAGGCGGCAGGGGATTCGATCAGTACGCCAGCGTCGATGTTACGAAATCGAGCTTCTTTGGGCTGAAAAAGAGCACGACAAATACCCCGCAAACCGCTGCGTTGGGCGGTGAGCTTCCGGCGCAGTTTGGCCTGATCTTCAAGGATGTCGAAACTGAGCTTTCAGAGGCTGCCGTGGTGCTTGGCATCGGAGCTGATCACGTGACCAAGACCCTCGACGCCTTAAACATCGACATGACGAAGATTTCCATCAAGGGCTTGACGGGGAGCGCGCTGACCGAAGCGCTGAATGCCTCGCTCTCGAAGGCGATGGACGAAATGAGCGCTGCAGTGTTTCCAGACATGGAGGCTTTCCGTCAGGTCGGCGAAGGGTACACCGAGACGATTGTTCGCTTGTCTTCGAACTACGCGACACTGGACAATACGCTATCCTCGATTGGCATGACGTTTGGCGCGACTGGCGTTGGTAGCCTGGCTGCGCGCGAGAATCTGATCGCTATGGCCGGGGGCATTGACAAGTTGTCCGAGCAGACCAACGCTTTCGCAACCAACTTCCTCAGCGACGCGGAACGCCTGGCCCCTGTTCAAAAATACGTGACCGACGAGTTGGCGCGGCTTGGACGGGCCGGCATCAAAACGCGTGACGATTTCAAGGCGGCCGTGCTTGGGCTGTCCGAGAGCGGCGCGCTTGCCACAAAGGCAGGATCGGAAACGTACACCGGATTGATGGCCCTGCAGGAAGCATTTGCTGCGGTGGTGCCAGAGCTTGAGAAAACGAAGACGGCCGCCGATAAGCTGAGCGAGCGCGAAAGCCTGATCGATCGGCGTGACGAACTGACGATGAGCCCGGAGAAACTGGCAACGAAGAGCCGGGGCAAAGTCGATGCATCGAACTGGGATGTCTACGACGAAGTGGGCAAGCTTGAACTGGCGAACAAGCACCGGGCGCTGGAAATCCAGAACATGGAATTAGCTGGTGATAAGGTCGGCGCCTTGGCTGCAACGCGTGCCGACGAGATCGCTGGCTTAGATCCACTCACTGCCAAAATCATCAAGCGACGCAACGCATTGCAGGATGAGGCCGCTGCTGCAGCGTTGGCTGCCACGGACAGAAAGATCGAGATCCAGATCATGGAGCTGAGCGGCAACAAGCTCGGTGCTGTGGCTGCCGCGCGGGCAGACGAGCTGGTCGGCTTGGGCGCCTTGACGGCGGCGCTCATCAGGAACCGGAACGCGCTGCAGGACCAGGCGGCTGCGGCGGACAGCGCCGTCGCCGGCGCCAACACCGCCCTGGGCAATGTCAAGGCCGCAGTGGAACGCGACAAGGGATTCCTCGAGGCGGAGTATCAGCGAAAGGTCGAGGACCTGAAAGCTGTGGCGGACGGAACGAAGGAACAGATCAGCGCAATCAACGCGCGCGCTGATGCAGTGCGGGGAGTCCTCGGCAAACTGAACGATGCTCTGGCGTCGACTGTCATCGAAACGACCTTCTTCGACCGTGCGCAACGCCGCTCGGCGCAAGAGCTGCTGGCGCGCGCGGCGATCACCACGCGCGGCGGTGGCACGGCCGATATTCAGGGCCTGGACGAGGCGCTGGCCACCATCGCCAAACCATCGCAGCAACTGTTCGGGAGTTTTGAAGAATGGGCGCGTGATCAGGCCCGTACCGGCAGCAACATCGCCGCGCTCAAGGCAAACGCTGCGGCCGAGATCGACTTTGCTGCGCTGACAGTCGACTCCATCAACAAAGCCGCAGGTGCTGCGCAGGCCGGGGGCGAGGCGCAGCTCCGGATCATGGCAGATCAGCACAAGGCGGCGATGGCGGCGCAGGACAGCATCATCACGACTGCCCAGGCGCAGCTCGACCAGGCGCGCGGACAGAATACGACCCTCTTGTCGATCGCTGATGCGCTTCGTGCGTTCGGGATCGCTGTGCAGAGCGTGAAGGACACCCCCGCACCGCTTTCCGTTGAAGGGCTGTTCGAAAAGGTACTGGGTCGCAAAGGGCAGCAGAGCGGTATCGACTTTTGGAAAAAAGCGTACGGCGAATCTGTCGACAACACCGAGCTGGCCGACTTTATGAAGGCGGCGCGGCCGGAACTCGATGCGCGCAAGAACGGCACTTTGGCTGAATTTCTGCGCACGCACGGCGTTCCTGGGTATGCCAATGGCGGCGACTTCGGCGGTGGCCTGCGCTTGGTGGGCGAGCGCGGCCCTGAACTTGAGGCGACCGGGCCGGCGCGAATCTTCAACGCAGATCAGACCCGCTCGATGCTGGGCGGTGGGGGTAACGCCGATGTCGTCGCGGAGCTGCGCGAGGTGCGGCGCGAACTCGCTGAGCTGCGCGTGCCAATGGAACAGACCGCCGTGGCCACTGGCAAGTCCGCCGGCAGCACTGACCAGTTGGCGAAGCAGTTCAACAACGTCAGCGCCGGCGGAAACGTAGTTAGAGTGAAAGTGATTCCCGCATGA
- a CDS encoding HK97 family phage prohead protease — MQILHKSIDLELKSLTDKGSFSGYGSVFNVVDKGGDIVASGAFAESLSKWQKSGRTVPVLWQHQSDQPIGAWEDLKEDDHGLLGEASLWLDDAPYARLAHKGMSTKTITGLSIGYRVKDYSVNKDTGVYTLQKLDLVEISVVTNPMNDDARVADVKSLIEAGRMPTLPEFEKFLCDAGGFSRTQAKAIAGSGLSKLLTRCEAEGDLGDTLAALKGFSIL; from the coding sequence ATGCAAATCCTCCACAAATCGATTGATTTGGAGCTGAAAAGCCTGACCGACAAGGGCAGCTTTTCCGGCTACGGCTCGGTGTTCAACGTGGTCGACAAGGGCGGCGATATCGTTGCTTCTGGCGCGTTCGCGGAAAGCCTGAGCAAGTGGCAGAAGTCGGGCCGCACAGTTCCAGTGCTGTGGCAGCACCAGTCGGATCAGCCGATTGGTGCATGGGAAGACCTAAAAGAGGACGACCACGGGCTGCTGGGGGAGGCGTCGCTGTGGCTCGACGACGCGCCATACGCACGTCTGGCGCACAAGGGCATGAGCACCAAGACGATCACCGGCCTGTCGATCGGGTACCGCGTCAAGGACTACAGCGTCAACAAGGACACGGGCGTCTACACGCTGCAAAAGCTCGATCTGGTCGAAATCAGCGTGGTCACCAACCCGATGAACGATGACGCGCGTGTGGCCGACGTCAAGAGTTTGATCGAGGCCGGCCGCATGCCAACCCTTCCCGAATTCGAAAAGTTCCTGTGCGATGCAGGTGGCTTTTCACGAACGCAGGCTAAAGCCATCGCCGGCAGTGGCCTGTCGAAACTGCTTACTCGGTGCGAGGCCGAGGGCGATCTTGGCGACACGCTTGCCGCGTTGAAGGGTTTCAGCATTCTGTAA
- a CDS encoding SGNH/GDSL hydrolase family protein: MKTIRLLSTYKGNPPQTIITLDDATANALLAGGVNATLDLTGGVRTSSPAPVQPRANALVSSSAGGLAVSLDFGSRARRFPMGSIKGACKWFGAAIAGITFAGPVANGGAYRATWGLTTVAEAPFFAVQLVYVNLCNNPITGLRAIVGVTESIATDVAANRCKPVIGGVTYGQMAPAGSINGFRAVTFAGAASPTIPASVTSAQVAVSDIIPLASVPRVDVPGALPAWIMRLDHDPVTGGKYTFCPMPASMRTANAANRGRVIQSFNYGADAVTNPNNNLGFSAESHLVFPIFHYAVPSLTVVVAGDSITQDDALVADVFTSWGFRGCADASTPARPVNYVNMGASSKGAPEYWLRTQELVAAGIVPDVLVISPASVNDGYLQANLARLFSDHKARALEIVRFARANGINNLAFIPLFPYNTNTVAQEEYRVEFNSWLTTIPGVTTLSFPGLGDGAVPERWAAAYNHLADGIHPNDLAIETILAPVLTAYLNSIA; encoded by the coding sequence ATGAAGACCATTCGCCTACTTTCCACATACAAGGGCAATCCTCCTCAAACCATTATCACGTTGGACGACGCAACCGCAAATGCGTTGCTTGCTGGCGGCGTGAATGCGACGCTCGATCTCACCGGCGGGGTTCGCACGTCGTCCCCCGCGCCGGTGCAGCCGCGCGCAAACGCCCTGGTTTCGAGCAGCGCGGGTGGCCTTGCTGTGTCGCTCGACTTCGGGTCGCGTGCTCGCCGTTTTCCGATGGGCAGCATCAAGGGTGCGTGCAAATGGTTCGGCGCGGCGATTGCTGGCATCACGTTCGCCGGCCCGGTTGCGAACGGTGGGGCATATCGCGCGACGTGGGGCCTGACCACGGTGGCTGAAGCGCCTTTCTTCGCCGTGCAACTGGTGTACGTCAACCTGTGTAATAACCCGATCACGGGCCTGCGAGCAATTGTTGGTGTCACCGAAAGTATTGCGACAGATGTTGCGGCGAATCGTTGCAAGCCTGTTATTGGGGGCGTTACTTACGGCCAGATGGCGCCGGCGGGAAGCATCAACGGCTTCCGTGCAGTGACGTTCGCTGGCGCGGCCTCGCCAACAATTCCGGCTTCTGTGACATCGGCGCAAGTAGCGGTATCAGACATCATTCCGCTCGCTTCCGTGCCGCGTGTCGATGTGCCTGGCGCGCTGCCTGCGTGGATCATGCGCCTTGATCACGACCCTGTAACGGGCGGGAAGTACACATTTTGTCCGATGCCAGCCAGCATGCGCACCGCAAACGCTGCGAACCGCGGCCGTGTCATTCAGTCGTTCAACTACGGTGCCGATGCTGTAACCAACCCCAATAACAACCTGGGTTTCAGCGCCGAGTCGCATCTGGTCTTCCCGATCTTTCACTACGCGGTGCCATCGCTGACTGTCGTGGTGGCTGGCGATTCGATTACCCAAGACGATGCGCTGGTAGCCGATGTGTTCACGTCCTGGGGCTTCCGTGGTTGCGCGGACGCCTCGACGCCTGCCCGTCCAGTCAACTACGTGAACATGGGGGCAAGCTCGAAAGGCGCGCCCGAGTATTGGCTTCGTACGCAGGAACTCGTCGCCGCTGGCATCGTCCCTGACGTGCTGGTGATCAGCCCGGCATCGGTCAATGATGGGTACTTGCAGGCGAACCTGGCGCGGCTTTTCAGTGATCACAAGGCGCGCGCGTTGGAGATCGTGCGATTCGCTCGCGCAAATGGCATCAACAACCTCGCTTTTATTCCGCTGTTTCCTTACAACACGAACACCGTTGCGCAAGAAGAATACCGGGTCGAGTTCAATTCGTGGCTGACCACTATTCCGGGCGTTACCACCTTGTCGTTCCCTGGCCTTGGTGATGGCGCTGTGCCTGAGCGTTGGGCGGCGGCATACAACCACTTAGCGGACGGCATCCATCCGAATGACCTGGCAATCGAAACGATCCTCGCGCCGGTGCTGACCGCGTATTTGAACTCTATTGCATGA